From one Pseudomonas sp. B21-048 genomic stretch:
- a CDS encoding MinD/ParA family protein, whose protein sequence is MDDVHCVQVIAVTGGKGGVGKTTVAVNLSLALAKMGRRVVLLDADLGLANIDILLGLIPRYTLADVIEGRCELSEALVPGPEGIRVAPASSGLQSMIHLEPAQYRALIQSFSDIGDKLDVLVIDTAAGIGGSVVNFIRAAQEVLVVVCDEPTSISGAYGLIKLLNLNYGMHRFRVLANMTSSPAEGRNLFAKLEKITDMFLDVSLQYAGAVPNDESAHKAAQKGRAVFAAFPRSKCAQAFQALAQNVDTWPLPIHPRGHVEFFVEQLVQNSGR, encoded by the coding sequence ATGGATGATGTGCATTGCGTGCAAGTTATCGCTGTGACTGGCGGCAAGGGTGGCGTGGGCAAGACAACGGTGGCGGTTAACCTTTCGTTGGCGCTGGCAAAAATGGGGCGGCGGGTCGTGTTGCTGGACGCCGATCTTGGCCTGGCGAATATCGATATTCTGTTGGGGCTGATTCCGCGCTACACACTGGCCGATGTCATCGAAGGGCGTTGCGAGTTGTCCGAGGCGCTGGTGCCAGGGCCTGAAGGCATTCGTGTCGCCCCGGCCTCTTCTGGCTTGCAGAGCATGATTCATCTGGAGCCGGCGCAATACCGTGCGCTGATCCAGTCGTTTAGCGATATTGGCGACAAGCTGGATGTGCTGGTCATCGACACGGCCGCCGGTATTGGTGGCTCCGTGGTCAACTTCATCCGCGCGGCGCAGGAAGTGCTGGTGGTGGTGTGCGATGAACCTACCTCAATCAGTGGTGCTTACGGGCTGATCAAATTACTCAATCTGAATTACGGCATGCACCGTTTTCGAGTGCTGGCCAATATGACGAGCAGCCCGGCGGAAGGGCGCAATCTGTTCGCCAAGCTGGAAAAAATTACCGATATGTTCCTGGACGTCTCGCTGCAGTACGCCGGCGCGGTGCCGAACGACGAGTCCGCGCACAAGGCCGCGCAGAAAGGGCGGGCAGTGTTTGCAGCCTTTCCCCGTTCCAAGTGCGCTCAAGCCTTCCAGGCCCTGGCTCAAAACGTCGACACCTGGCCATTGCCGATTCATCCGAGAGGGCATGTGGAGTTTTTCGTT